One window of the Aerosakkonema funiforme FACHB-1375 genome contains the following:
- a CDS encoding cytochrome P450: protein MKLPPGPKTPEIVQLLQWVANPLTLMDDCAKKYGDMFSLWVSGNGKPIVFLSNPQAIKEVFTADYKQFDTGPANQLAKPILGQYSLMLMDGDRHRRERQLLMPPFHGERMKTYGQLIQDITLAVTDEWEIGQKFSVREVMQEISLRVILQAVFGLQEGTRSQQLRQLLSEMLDEISSPFNSVLLFFPVLQKDLGAWSPWGRFLHRQQEISKLLYAEIKERREKPDPSRTDILSLLMSARDENDRPMTDAELHDELRSLLVAGHETTATSLAWALYSIHRVPGVLDKLLQEIDSLGNNPDPAAFAKLPYLTAVCNETLRIYPILFITFGRIVKSPIEITGHLFEPGTQLAACIYLTHRREDIYPEPDKFKPERFLERQFSPYEYFPFGGGNRRCLGIALAPFEMKLVLGTILSRWQLALADKRPVRPIRRGFTLGPSGGVRMVVCDRHHQKSRIVETTV, encoded by the coding sequence ATGAAACTACCACCAGGCCCGAAAACTCCGGAAATTGTACAGCTACTCCAATGGGTTGCTAACCCCTTGACATTGATGGATGATTGTGCTAAAAAATATGGCGATATGTTCTCACTGTGGGTAAGCGGGAATGGAAAGCCGATCGTCTTTTTAAGCAACCCACAAGCGATTAAAGAAGTTTTTACAGCCGATTACAAACAGTTTGACACCGGCCCTGCGAACCAGTTAGCCAAACCAATCCTGGGACAGTATTCGCTGATGTTGATGGATGGCGATCGCCACCGCAGAGAACGCCAATTATTGATGCCTCCGTTTCATGGCGAACGGATGAAAACCTACGGTCAGCTAATTCAAGATATCACCCTTGCAGTTACCGACGAGTGGGAAATCGGTCAGAAATTCTCAGTTCGCGAGGTAATGCAAGAAATTTCCCTGCGCGTAATTTTACAAGCTGTGTTTGGTTTGCAAGAAGGAACTCGCAGTCAACAATTGCGGCAACTTTTGTCAGAAATGTTAGATGAGATCAGTTCGCCTTTCAATTCCGTCTTACTTTTCTTTCCGGTACTGCAAAAAGATTTAGGTGCGTGGAGTCCGTGGGGTCGCTTCTTGCATCGCCAGCAAGAAATTAGCAAACTCCTCTATGCGGAAATTAAGGAACGTCGAGAAAAACCAGATCCATCCCGCACAGACATCCTCTCCTTACTTATGTCTGCGCGTGACGAAAACGATCGACCGATGACAGATGCAGAATTGCACGACGAATTGCGATCGCTTTTAGTAGCCGGTCACGAAACAACAGCCACATCATTAGCTTGGGCGCTATATTCAATTCACCGCGTACCGGGTGTGCTTGACAAGTTGCTGCAAGAAATAGATAGCCTTGGTAATAACCCAGATCCAGCGGCTTTTGCCAAACTACCCTATCTTACTGCTGTTTGCAACGAAACGCTGCGAATTTATCCAATTTTGTTTATCACCTTTGGCAGAATTGTCAAATCTCCCATCGAAATTACGGGTCATTTATTTGAACCCGGTACACAGCTAGCTGCCTGTATTTATTTAACACATCGGCGCGAAGATATTTACCCAGAACCAGACAAATTTAAACCAGAACGTTTTCTAGAACGTCAGTTTTCTCCCTACGAATATTTCCCCTTTGGTGGAGGTAATCGTCGCTGTCTTGGGATAGCATTAGCACCATTTGAAATGAAACTTGTACTGGGAACAATACTGTCGCGCTGGCAATTGGCACTTGCAGATAAACGCCCAGTTCGACCCATACGTCGAGGCTTTACATTAGGCCCATCTGGCGGCGTGCGAATGGTTGTTTGCGATCGCCATCACCAGAAATCTCGCATCGTGGAAACCACCGTTTAG
- a CDS encoding LmeA family phospholipid-binding protein — MTRSRKLAKYMRSGDDIMTRDDEPRLEEEVLSTAAEIGVISQVDKVEDVNIDVKTNLLNIVQGQADSVSFAGQGLAIQKDIRVQEVQVQTGRIAINPLSAIFGEIKLTHPTDASIRVVLTEEDINRSLNSDYIRSKLPPLDLDVDGKIVTLELQHMEINLPGDGKIKCSGNVLLHEGNTRQLDFIALLYPRTSSQPLLLEAFHCTPGNGIGLELIVALMLKFKELVNLPYYELEGSAFRVKDMDVQKGTLTVMAEAYIRQIPSM, encoded by the coding sequence TTGACGCGATCGCGTAAATTGGCAAAATATATGCGATCGGGAGATGACATCATGACGCGAGATGATGAACCCCGGCTGGAGGAAGAGGTACTTTCTACCGCCGCAGAAATAGGGGTAATTAGCCAAGTGGATAAAGTAGAGGACGTAAATATAGATGTCAAAACTAATCTACTTAATATCGTTCAAGGACAAGCCGATTCAGTTTCATTTGCCGGCCAAGGTTTGGCAATCCAAAAAGACATCCGCGTCCAAGAAGTGCAAGTGCAAACAGGTCGGATTGCAATCAATCCTTTAAGTGCTATTTTTGGTGAAATCAAACTTACTCATCCGACAGATGCCTCTATCCGCGTTGTCCTAACGGAAGAAGATATCAACCGTTCTCTCAATTCCGACTACATCCGCAGCAAGTTGCCACCTTTAGATCTGGATGTGGATGGTAAAATTGTTACTCTGGAATTGCAACACATGGAAATTAACTTACCAGGTGACGGTAAGATAAAATGCAGCGGTAACGTGCTGCTGCACGAGGGCAATACTCGACAGTTAGACTTCATTGCCTTACTTTACCCGCGCACTTCTTCGCAGCCATTGTTACTAGAAGCCTTCCACTGCACGCCGGGAAATGGCATTGGCTTAGAATTAATAGTGGCTTTAATGTTGAAGTTCAAAGAACTGGTAAATTTACCTTACTACGAACTGGAAGGAAGCGCGTTTCGCGTCAAAGATATGGATGTACAAAAGGGCACCTTAACGGTGATGGCAGAAGCATACATCAGACAAATACCGTCAATGTAA
- a CDS encoding LmeA family phospholipid-binding protein, with protein MAANQPGLGEQALSKAAEIGLSSQLDEVEELNVDIRTNPLKVIQGELDSVDIKGKGMVMQEDLRTEELEMHIDRIAIDPLRAAFGDIQLKHPTEAETRVVLTEKDLDRAFNSNFIRDKLQNLNVHINDRPTTVDVQKVEFRLPGQGKFSLNATVGLREGGETKQTAFTAIPRVKEGGNRISLEDVEYAEGKEVSPELTNALLDKSSELLDLRNFELEGMSLRLKKLDVQNGKLTLQAEAYVEQFPSS; from the coding sequence ATGGCAGCAAATCAACCAGGGCTAGGTGAGCAAGCACTCAGTAAGGCAGCGGAAATTGGCCTATCCAGTCAACTGGATGAAGTAGAGGAACTTAACGTAGATATCCGTACCAATCCGCTGAAAGTAATTCAGGGAGAATTGGATTCGGTTGATATTAAAGGCAAAGGCATGGTCATGCAAGAAGACCTGCGGACAGAGGAATTGGAGATGCACATAGATCGCATCGCGATCGATCCTCTTCGCGCCGCCTTTGGCGATATTCAATTGAAACATCCTACCGAAGCAGAAACGCGAGTTGTCCTCACAGAAAAAGATCTCGATCGCGCCTTCAATTCCAACTTTATCCGCGATAAGCTGCAAAACCTGAATGTGCATATAAACGATCGACCGACAACGGTTGATGTGCAAAAAGTGGAATTCCGCCTACCCGGTCAAGGCAAATTTAGCTTAAACGCGACTGTTGGTCTGCGGGAGGGCGGCGAAACCAAACAAACTGCTTTCACTGCTATACCGCGTGTGAAAGAAGGCGGAAACCGCATCTCGCTTGAGGATGTTGAGTACGCGGAAGGGAAGGAAGTATCGCCAGAACTGACTAACGCTTTGTTGGATAAGTCCAGCGAATTGTTAGATTTACGTAATTTTGAGTTGGAAGGAATGTCGTTGCGCCTGAAAAAGTTGGATGTGCAAAACGGCAAGCTGACGCTGCAAGCAGAAGCTTATGTAGAACAGTTTCCTTCATCGTAA
- a CDS encoding DUF1206 domain-containing protein, giving the protein MTRQNLPNKNVETAARQAAAHPWVERLARFGIAAKGVVYAIVGVLAAQAAFGAGGRTTDSKGALQTIVTQPFGKFLLGLVAIGLVGYVVWRFVQAFLDPERKGSDAKGIAQRIGYFISGLIYAGLALTATKIILGSASGGGSNSTQHWTARLLAQPFGQWLVATVGVIIIGIACYQIYKAFTGKFRQELKWQEMRNVERTWAMRLGRFGLTAQAIVFSIIGFFLIQAARQSDPNQARSLGGALAALAEQPYGPWVLGVVAIGLVAYGIYMMVQARYRRVVTV; this is encoded by the coding sequence ATGACTCGACAAAATTTACCTAATAAAAATGTAGAAACGGCAGCAAGACAAGCAGCTGCTCATCCTTGGGTGGAACGTTTGGCAAGATTTGGTATAGCGGCAAAAGGGGTAGTGTATGCGATCGTCGGTGTGTTGGCGGCGCAAGCTGCATTTGGCGCAGGCGGCAGAACAACCGACTCTAAAGGCGCTCTCCAAACTATTGTGACACAACCGTTTGGAAAATTCTTGCTTGGTTTGGTGGCGATCGGCTTAGTTGGATACGTCGTATGGCGTTTTGTGCAGGCATTTCTCGACCCCGAACGCAAAGGCAGCGATGCCAAAGGTATTGCACAGCGCATCGGCTATTTTATCAGCGGTTTAATATATGCCGGTTTAGCTTTAACAGCTACTAAAATAATTTTAGGTTCCGCAAGCGGAGGCGGTAGCAATTCAACGCAACACTGGACAGCACGTTTGCTGGCACAGCCTTTCGGTCAGTGGTTGGTAGCTACTGTGGGAGTAATTATAATTGGCATCGCGTGCTATCAAATTTATAAAGCTTTTACTGGCAAATTCCGCCAAGAATTGAAATGGCAGGAAATGAGGAACGTAGAAAGAACGTGGGCAATGCGCCTCGGCAGATTTGGCCTTACCGCACAAGCTATAGTTTTTAGCATTATCGGCTTTTTCCTCATCCAAGCGGCGCGTCAATCTGACCCCAATCAAGCGCGTTCTTTGGGTGGCGCACTAGCAGCACTGGCGGAACAACCCTATGGCCCTTGGGTTTTGGGTGTTGTGGCGATCGGTCTTGTCGCCTACGGTATTTATATGATGGTGCAAGCTCGTTACCGTCGCGTTGTGACTGTATGA
- a CDS encoding AAA-like domain-containing protein, with the protein MEFQSAIQFADAAIFAQTNRHLKTVELMLMRGAWSGQTYQEIAATIGYTPEYLQHDVGPNLWKILSKMSGEKVTKNNFRSVIERWCASKLNYAKEEAIVAGFFSGYNQPINNGISQGTQCSNLAIAEIAEITTMDMDFLPRCSTRSATTLELPRGQVPIDSNFYIQRPPIELHCLEEISQPGGLVRIEAPRQMGKTSLMARIINQAKKQGYRTVLLNLQLAERGIFKDLNRFLEWLCASVGQSLQLPNRMAHYWDNFLGSSYNTTVYFEKYLLPKINSPVVMAIDEMNRIFQYPEIAWDFLGMLRGWYEKARYGESVSNAFEKLRLVIVNSGDIDLSSTMNLSVFNAGLLVKLSEFSFNQVKELADIHGLYWDDSQVQKLMNWVGGHPYLVRVALYHIARKDITLPQLLQTATTQFEIYKDHLQRQWWYLQQDRELAQAYSQIVTRESLVSLDLEPALNLESIGLVKLINNQAIPSCELYRQYFRDRLHS; encoded by the coding sequence ATGGAATTTCAATCAGCCATCCAATTTGCAGATGCAGCCATTTTCGCACAGACTAACAGACATCTTAAAACTGTCGAGTTAATGTTAATGCGTGGTGCTTGGTCAGGACAGACTTATCAAGAAATTGCGGCCACCATAGGTTATACTCCTGAATATTTGCAGCACGATGTAGGGCCAAATTTATGGAAAATACTTTCCAAGATGTCCGGTGAAAAGGTCACCAAAAATAATTTTCGATCGGTAATAGAACGGTGGTGTGCATCTAAGCTTAATTACGCGAAAGAAGAAGCTATTGTTGCTGGATTTTTTTCTGGTTACAATCAGCCAATAAATAATGGAATTTCTCAGGGTACGCAATGCTCAAATTTGGCGATCGCAGAAATTGCAGAAATTACTACTATGGATATGGATTTTCTTCCCAGATGCTCTACCCGTTCGGCAACGACATTAGAATTACCTAGAGGTCAAGTACCTATTGATTCTAACTTTTATATCCAACGTCCTCCCATTGAACTGCATTGCTTGGAAGAAATTAGCCAGCCAGGAGGCTTGGTGAGGATAGAAGCGCCCAGACAAATGGGTAAAACTTCCTTAATGGCTAGAATTATCAATCAAGCCAAAAAGCAGGGGTATCGCACGGTGCTGTTGAACCTGCAACTAGCAGAAAGAGGAATTTTTAAAGATTTGAATCGATTTTTAGAGTGGTTATGTGCCAGCGTAGGTCAAAGTTTACAATTACCAAATCGGATGGCTCATTACTGGGATAATTTTTTAGGTAGTAGCTACAATACTACAGTTTATTTTGAAAAGTATTTATTGCCGAAAATTAATAGTCCTGTAGTGATGGCGATCGACGAAATGAATCGCATTTTTCAGTATCCGGAAATTGCCTGGGATTTTTTGGGAATGCTGCGCGGCTGGTACGAAAAAGCTAGGTATGGAGAAAGTGTCTCCAATGCTTTTGAAAAGTTGCGTTTGGTCATTGTAAATTCTGGCGATATTGATCTATCTTCAACTATGAATTTATCGGTATTTAATGCTGGTTTGTTAGTGAAATTGTCAGAATTTAGTTTTAATCAAGTTAAAGAACTAGCAGATATACACGGATTGTATTGGGACGATTCTCAAGTCCAAAAACTAATGAATTGGGTGGGCGGACATCCTTATCTGGTGCGCGTTGCTCTTTATCATATTGCCAGAAAAGACATAACGCTGCCGCAATTATTGCAGACAGCTACTACACAGTTTGAAATTTATAAAGACCACTTGCAACGCCAGTGGTGGTATCTCCAGCAGGATCGGGAACTAGCGCAGGCATACAGTCAAATTGTGACTAGAGAAAGCTTGGTAAGTCTGGATTTAGAGCCTGCACTAAATTTGGAAAGTATAGGGCTGGTGAAGCTAATCAATAATCAGGCTATACCGAGTTGCGAGTTGTATCGCCAGTATTTCCGCGATCGCTTGCACAGCTAA
- the crtO gene encoding beta-carotene ketolase CrtO, with product METYDVVIIGAGHNGLVCAAYLLKAGYSVLLLEKRSVPGGAATTEEALPKEAPGFKFNLCAIDHEFIHLGPVVEELELEKYGLEYLYCDPVVFCPHPDGKYFLGHRSVEKTCAEIARYNERDAKKYAQYTDFWQRVISAMIPMFNAPPKSIVDIVGNYDFKKLKDLISVIGGPDKTLDFIRTMLTSAEDVINEWFDSEFLKAPLARLASELGAPPSQKSIAVGAIMMAMRHNPGMARPRGGTGALVTALVNLVTSLGGKILTDQHVEKILIDDGRAVGVRAGGGREYRATKGVISNIDAKRLFLQLVDESDVNAADPDLKERLERRIVNNNETILKIDLAMDEPLRFVHHDHKDEYLIGSVLIADSVRQVEIAHSDPSVGKIPLEDPSMYVVQPTMLDPSMAPPGKHTLWIEYFAPYQIADAEGTGLNGTGWTDELKNKVADRVIDKLAEYAPNVKTATIARRVESPAELGVRLGAYKGNYYHIDMTLDQMVFFRPLPELANYKTPIDGLYLTGAGTHPGGSISGMPGRNCARIFLHAQQPLAQTLKDAGNSLKSTVASVFRIS from the coding sequence ATGGAAACTTACGACGTTGTAATCATTGGCGCAGGCCATAATGGTTTAGTTTGTGCTGCTTATCTGCTCAAAGCAGGATATAGCGTTTTATTACTAGAAAAACGCTCTGTTCCTGGCGGTGCAGCAACTACCGAGGAAGCATTGCCAAAAGAAGCACCGGGTTTTAAATTCAACCTGTGTGCGATCGACCACGAATTCATCCATCTGGGCCCAGTAGTTGAAGAATTAGAACTGGAAAAATACGGCCTGGAGTATCTTTACTGCGACCCAGTGGTATTTTGTCCCCATCCAGATGGTAAATACTTTTTGGGTCACAGATCCGTTGAGAAAACCTGTGCGGAAATTGCCCGCTACAATGAGCGCGACGCCAAAAAATATGCCCAATACACAGACTTTTGGCAGCGGGTGATCAGCGCTATGATTCCCATGTTCAACGCGCCACCAAAGTCGATCGTCGATATTGTTGGGAACTACGACTTTAAAAAGCTGAAAGATTTAATTTCTGTTATCGGTGGCCCGGATAAAACGCTGGACTTTATACGTACAATGCTAACCAGCGCCGAGGATGTCATCAACGAATGGTTTGATTCCGAGTTTCTCAAAGCACCTTTGGCAAGATTGGCATCCGAACTCGGTGCGCCTCCCTCTCAAAAAAGCATTGCTGTGGGTGCGATCATGATGGCAATGCGCCACAATCCCGGCATGGCTAGACCTAGAGGCGGTACTGGCGCTTTGGTGACGGCCCTAGTTAATTTAGTCACAAGTTTGGGTGGAAAGATACTTACTGACCAGCACGTTGAGAAGATTTTAATCGATGACGGTAGAGCTGTGGGAGTTCGGGCTGGTGGTGGCAGGGAATACCGCGCAACTAAAGGTGTTATTTCTAACATTGATGCCAAGCGCTTGTTCTTGCAATTGGTCGATGAAAGCGATGTGAATGCTGCCGACCCAGATTTAAAGGAGCGTTTGGAACGTCGCATCGTTAATAATAACGAAACTATCCTCAAAATCGACCTAGCGATGGATGAACCGCTGCGCTTTGTGCATCACGACCATAAAGATGAATATCTGATCGGTTCTGTGTTGATTGCCGATTCTGTCAGACAGGTGGAAATTGCCCACAGCGATCCGTCTGTTGGTAAAATTCCGCTGGAAGACCCGTCAATGTATGTAGTTCAGCCGACGATGCTAGACCCGTCGATGGCACCTCCCGGCAAGCATACGCTTTGGATCGAATATTTTGCGCCTTATCAAATTGCGGATGCGGAGGGAACGGGTTTAAATGGGACGGGCTGGACGGATGAATTGAAAAATAAAGTAGCCGATCGCGTTATCGATAAGCTCGCAGAATACGCGCCCAATGTCAAGACTGCGACGATCGCACGTCGCGTGGAAAGTCCCGCCGAACTGGGAGTGCGTTTGGGAGCCTACAAAGGTAACTACTACCATATCGACATGACCCTAGACCAGATGGTGTTCTTCCGTCCGTTACCGGAATTGGCAAACTACAAAACGCCAATTGATGGACTGTATCTCACCGGTGCGGGAACTCATCCGGGTGGCTCAATTTCCGGTATGCCGGGACGCAATTGCGCTCGCATCTTCCTGCACGCACAGCAGCCTCTCGCCCAAACTCTCAAAGATGCGGGCAATTCTCTCAAGTCTACCGTCGCGTCGGTGTTCCGCATTTCTTAG
- a CDS encoding saccharopine dehydrogenase family protein, with amino-acid sequence MTDKVLIVGGSGRIGSSVAADLVAHTKAEITITGRNSAAGEAVAQQLGSQVKFLTLDLAEKEKLRNAIASSDIVIHCAGPFHYRDAIVLKTCIEEGVNYLDVSDHRSFTIKALNYKSAAEQAGVTAIVNTGIFPGISNSMVRQGVEQLDEAEKIHLSYVVSGSGGAGITVMRTTFLGLQNPFESLINGQWETVKPYSDRETVVFPPPYGRTGVYWYDMPETFTLPDTFPVKTVITKFGSVPDFYNYLTWWVAKFWPPKVLKNTATIEFLSTVSHKMTNFTDRFSGIGVAIRSEVTGKKDGKIASFCSTLVHENTAISAGYGTGSIAELLLNGKLKKPGVWAVEQALPTDLFEQTMASRGVTIQGDWIN; translated from the coding sequence ATGACAGATAAAGTTTTAATTGTGGGAGGAAGCGGGCGAATTGGCAGCAGCGTTGCTGCGGATTTAGTTGCCCACACAAAGGCAGAAATTACTATTACCGGGCGAAATTCAGCTGCTGGGGAAGCGGTGGCCCAGCAGCTGGGGTCGCAAGTAAAATTTTTGACTTTGGATTTGGCGGAAAAGGAGAAATTGCGGAATGCGATCGCATCTTCGGATATTGTCATCCACTGCGCTGGGCCATTTCACTACCGCGATGCGATCGTTCTGAAAACCTGCATCGAAGAAGGCGTTAATTATTTGGATGTCAGCGATCATCGCTCTTTTACAATCAAAGCGCTCAATTATAAATCTGCCGCCGAACAAGCTGGCGTAACCGCAATTGTGAATACGGGTATTTTTCCCGGCATTTCTAATAGCATGGTGCGACAGGGTGTGGAACAATTGGATGAGGCAGAAAAGATTCACCTCAGTTATGTAGTATCGGGTTCTGGCGGTGCGGGAATCACGGTGATGCGAACGACGTTTTTGGGTTTGCAAAATCCGTTTGAATCTTTGATAAATGGGCAGTGGGAAACTGTGAAACCTTATAGCGATCGCGAAACGGTTGTATTCCCACCTCCCTACGGTCGCACTGGCGTTTACTGGTACGATATGCCAGAAACTTTCACTTTGCCGGATACTTTTCCCGTCAAAACAGTGATTACAAAATTCGGTTCCGTTCCCGATTTTTACAATTACCTAACTTGGTGGGTTGCTAAGTTTTGGCCGCCCAAAGTCCTCAAAAATACCGCGACGATCGAGTTTTTATCTACTGTCAGTCACAAGATGACTAATTTTACCGATCGCTTCAGCGGTATTGGCGTAGCAATTCGTTCGGAAGTCACCGGAAAAAAAGATGGAAAGATAGCTAGTTTTTGTTCGACTTTAGTACATGAAAATACCGCAATTTCAGCAGGCTACGGCACCGGTAGCATTGCCGAATTATTGCTGAATGGCAAACTGAAAAAACCCGGTGTTTGGGCGGTGGAACAAGCATTACCAACCGATTTGTTTGAACAAACAATGGCAAGCCGTGGTGTAACTATTCAGGGAGATTGGATAAATTAG
- a CDS encoding cobyrinic acid a,c-diamide synthase, with protein MKPKLGNSSKPRKFQSYSILETLPPLAKKWAESLPWEERRYVLSLCHLLCGSTPDLQAEFLDEYTADGLVARMLEDRDTQHQVQKYLFRFYLKTELNQAVLKSYVRQFFIHSSQDLREQPHDYLESALRLVISTEEKNSLFNYILGFELLKMIFQMSWAQQERLSILQKSPTSFIKNYIKPIQKAHKLNGIVVPKYERIFFEKHDYYVQIPDLSEKRSIELVMNTFTTNTVSDFGFSMIRHPQSLTFDYEYIYQPEQESIFTQDLEVINI; from the coding sequence ATGAAACCCAAACTTGGAAACTCGTCCAAACCGCGAAAATTTCAATCCTACAGCATTCTGGAAACACTTCCTCCACTTGCGAAAAAATGGGCGGAAAGTTTGCCTTGGGAAGAACGCCGTTATGTTTTGTCACTTTGTCATCTTCTCTGTGGATCTACCCCAGATTTGCAAGCAGAGTTTTTAGATGAATATACCGCAGATGGCTTAGTGGCGCGAATGCTGGAAGACAGAGACACGCAACACCAAGTTCAAAAGTATCTATTCAGATTTTACCTCAAAACCGAGCTTAATCAAGCCGTCTTAAAAAGCTACGTCAGGCAATTTTTTATCCATTCATCTCAAGATTTGCGCGAACAGCCTCATGATTATTTAGAATCGGCTTTACGATTGGTGATCAGTACAGAAGAAAAAAATAGCCTTTTCAATTATATTTTAGGCTTTGAGCTTCTGAAAATGATATTTCAGATGAGTTGGGCGCAACAAGAAAGATTATCTATATTACAAAAATCTCCAACCAGCTTTATCAAAAACTATATTAAGCCTATTCAAAAAGCTCACAAACTTAACGGTATAGTTGTGCCGAAATACGAAAGGATTTTCTTTGAAAAACACGATTATTATGTGCAAATACCCGATTTATCAGAAAAGCGATCGATCGAGCTAGTTATGAATACTTTTACCACAAATACAGTTAGCGATTTTGGATTTTCAATGATTCGCCATCCCCAATCTTTAACATTCGATTACGAATATATTTATCAACCGGAACAAGAGAGTATTTTCACTCAAGATCTGGAAGTGATTAATATTTAA
- a CDS encoding Maf family protein, with translation MVNPKSQIPNPKLVLASASPARRRLLQIAGIEAVVCPSDFDESQVNIDNAAELVKTLAQRKAETVAPQFADALLLGCDSVLAIAGEIHGKPADAEEAIARWQMMRGKVGDLYTGHALIDQQQGKTLVRSQVTRVYFANVSDRQIEAYVASSEPLKCAGCFALEGKGGLFVEKIEGCHSNVIGLSMPLLRQMLGELGYDVTDFWQISEIK, from the coding sequence ATGGTCAATCCCAAATCCCAAATCCCAAATCCCAAATTAGTATTAGCTTCTGCCTCGCCAGCCCGCCGTCGTTTGTTACAAATTGCTGGCATAGAAGCAGTTGTCTGTCCCAGCGATTTTGATGAGTCGCAAGTCAATATCGACAATGCGGCGGAACTGGTAAAAACGCTAGCGCAACGCAAGGCGGAAACAGTGGCACCTCAGTTCGCAGATGCGCTATTGTTGGGTTGTGATTCTGTGTTGGCGATCGCAGGCGAAATTCACGGCAAACCGGCTGATGCAGAAGAAGCGATCGCCCGTTGGCAAATGATGCGCGGTAAAGTTGGTGACCTGTATACGGGTCATGCTTTAATTGACCAACAGCAGGGCAAAACTTTGGTGCGATCTCAGGTGACGCGGGTGTACTTTGCCAATGTCAGCGATCGTCAAATCGAAGCATACGTCGCCAGCAGCGAACCGCTAAAATGTGCTGGATGTTTCGCCCTTGAAGGCAAAGGAGGTCTTTTTGTCGAGAAAATCGAAGGCTGTCACTCCAACGTCATCGGTCTGAGTATGCCCCTCCTGCGTCAGATGTTGGGCGAACTGGGATACGATGTTACAGACTTTTGGCAGATATCTGAGATAAAATAG
- the psbP gene encoding photosystem II reaction center PsbP, whose amino-acid sequence MLKRIAAVLLVVLSLTLTSCVGGTVGLKSYIDSMDGYQFLYPNGWIPVKVSKNGPDVVFHDLIEQSENVSVVISPVESAKTLSDLGTASEVGYKLSKVALAPAGSGREAELVNAEAREGNGKMYYLLEYLIKLPNQERHNLTSVVLNNSKLYTFSASTTEKRWQKVKNQFQQIVDSFFVY is encoded by the coding sequence ATGCTCAAACGAATCGCAGCGGTACTTTTAGTCGTGCTAAGCTTGACTCTGACAAGTTGCGTTGGCGGCACTGTCGGTTTGAAAAGCTATATTGATAGCATGGACGGCTACCAGTTCCTTTATCCTAATGGTTGGATACCAGTCAAAGTATCAAAAAATGGCCCCGATGTGGTGTTCCACGATTTGATCGAGCAAAGCGAGAACGTCAGCGTGGTCATCAGTCCAGTGGAATCTGCCAAAACGCTCAGCGATCTGGGCACTGCTAGTGAGGTAGGATATAAACTGTCCAAAGTTGCTTTAGCTCCTGCGGGATCTGGACGCGAAGCGGAATTGGTGAATGCCGAGGCGAGAGAAGGTAATGGCAAAATGTACTACCTTTTGGAATATCTCATAAAATTGCCCAACCAGGAACGGCACAATTTAACCAGTGTTGTCCTCAACAACAGCAAACTCTATACTTTTAGCGCATCCACTACAGAAAAGCGCTGGCAAAAAGTGAAAAATCAGTTCCAGCAAATTGTTGATTCTTTCTTTGTCTATTAG